The following are encoded together in the Pectobacterium wasabiae CFBP 3304 genome:
- a CDS encoding phage tail protein: MEIFTFCPRVNPEGAFTQRTRSIQFGDGYTQRSGDGINGESQSWPLTFVGDAEYVQPIVAFLRRHRGYAAFQWVNPLTEPGLYCCPDGFNVTALGKNSSGAQILQLTATFVTAYHA, from the coding sequence ATGGAAATCTTCACTTTCTGCCCTCGCGTTAATCCGGAGGGCGCGTTCACGCAGCGAACGCGATCGATACAGTTTGGTGACGGATACACGCAGCGCTCTGGCGATGGTATTAACGGCGAGTCACAGAGTTGGCCATTAACGTTTGTTGGTGATGCCGAATATGTTCAGCCAATCGTTGCATTCCTACGCCGTCACAGGGGATATGCGGCATTTCAATGGGTAAACCCACTCACTGAGCCAGGGCTATATTGCTGCCCTGATGGATTTAACGTCACAGCCCTGGGTAAAAACAGTAGTGGTGCTCAAATTTTACAACTCACAGCAACGTTCGTGACTGCATACCACGCGTAA
- a CDS encoding membrane lipoprotein lipid attachment site-containing protein, with product MKKIIFIFLGIAVLSGCSRPHGPAEKILNPELVTPNVSEQQTKITVTRNKQFIGGGSGGMCKFLVSIDDRDIALLKQNQFVTAYINNGLHKLRVSNECNVLSMGMRKTLDVVADGADQEYVTEIGMWGQYRMWRVK from the coding sequence ATGAAAAAAATAATTTTTATTTTTCTGGGTATCGCTGTTTTATCTGGATGCTCTAGACCTCACGGGCCTGCTGAAAAAATCCTAAACCCAGAATTAGTGACTCCAAATGTTAGCGAGCAGCAAACAAAAATTACAGTCACCCGGAATAAGCAGTTTATAGGTGGTGGCAGTGGTGGTATGTGTAAATTCTTGGTTTCAATTGATGACAGAGATATAGCTCTATTAAAACAGAACCAGTTTGTGACCGCTTATATAAATAACGGATTGCATAAACTGCGAGTCAGCAATGAATGCAACGTGCTTTCAATGGGAATGAGGAAGACACTTGATGTTGTTGCTGATGGCGCTGATCAGGAATATGTCACCGAAATAGGGATGTGGGGGCAATATAGGATGTGGAGAGTAAAATAA